DNA sequence from the Treponema primitia ZAS-1 genome:
TACGGTGAATGTTACCATCACCAACGACACGGTTATAAACGTCTTGAGCTTAAACGGTCTGGTTACGGCGCCGGTTAAAGATACGGCCCCGGACACCACGGGGATTGACGAGAGCCAGTATACCGGAACTGTCACCTGGCAAAAGGGCGATGGGGCATCATTCGCCGGGAACTTTGCCCCCTCTACGGTATACAAAGCTATTGTTACCCTGACCGCTAAAACCGGCTATACCCTTACCGGCGTAGCGGCAAACTGCTTTACCTATACCGGGGCTGCCGTAACGAATGCGGCGGACAGCGGGACCGTAACGATCACCTTCCCGGCTACGGGGGTTGACCTGATCCTTCTTGGGACTTATCCGGGGACGCCCACCGTTACTGTGGAGGGTGATCTTATCAAAAGCATCACCACCACAGCCGGAGAAATCCTCATAGGCCGCAAGGTACATGAGACCCTTACGCTGAAAATAGACAGCAGCGGCGTCCTCCAATTCCGCGATGCCGTGGACGGCAGCATCCCCATAGGCAGCTACGCGGAATTCCAGTTAATTAACACCACACTGGACGGCGCTTACAAGCAGGATGCGGACATAGACCTGCTGGGCATCGCCCCCGGCAGCCCCACCGGCGCATGGTCTGGCCAGGAATGGACGCCGGTGGGTACAGGTTCCGATGATGTTGTTTTCTTCAAGCCCTTTATCGGAACTTTCGACGGCGACGGCAAATCTATCAGCAATCTGTATATAAACAGTCCCACTGCTGACTACCAAGGCCTCTTTGGTTTCGTGGGCAGCGTCAGCGAAGTAAAGAATGTGTATCTCCGCAGTGGCTCCGTTTCAGGCAACGACTATATTGGCGGTATTGCGGGATGGCTCAACGCCCTCATTAGCGACTGCTCCAATAACAGCTCTGTTTCAGGCGTTGAATTTGTCGGCGGCGTGGCGGGGTATAACTCCGGCGTCATCACCGACTGCTCAAATAGCGGTTCTGTTTCAGGCTACGTGTATGTTGGCGGCGTGGCGGGGTATAACACCGGCGCCAGCGCCATCATCACCGACTGCTCAAATAGCGGTTCTGTTTCAGGCCACCAGGATGTTGGCGGCGTGGTGGGGTTTAACTGTAACGTCGGCGTCATCACCGACTGCTCAAATAGCGGCTCCGTTTCAGGCAGCGAGTATGTTGGCGGCGTGGTGGGGCACAACTATGACGTCGGCGTCATCATCGATTGCATCAATAACGGCCCTGTTACCGGCGCTCATTTTATCGGCGGCGTTGCGGGGGGTAACAACGGCGACTCCATCA
Encoded proteins:
- a CDS encoding GLUG motif-containing protein, which gives rise to TVNVTITNDTVINVLSLNGLVTAPVKDTAPDTTGIDESQYTGTVTWQKGDGASFAGNFAPSTVYKAIVTLTAKTGYTLTGVAANCFTYTGAAVTNAADSGTVTITFPATGVDLILLGTYPGTPTVTVEGDLIKSITTTAGEILIGRKVHETLTLKIDSSGVLQFRDAVDGSIPIGSYAEFQLINTTLDGAYKQDADIDLLGIAPGSPTGAWSGQEWTPVGTGSDDVVFFKPFIGTFDGDGKSISNLYINSPTADYQGLFGFVGSVSEVKNVYLRSGSVSGNDYIGGIAGWLNALISDCSNNSSVSGVEFVGGVAGYNSGVITDCSNSGSVSGYVYVGGVAGYNTGASAIITDCSNSGSVSGHQDVGGVVGFNCNVGVITDCSNSGSVSGSEYVGGVVGHNYDVGVIIDCINNGPVTGAHFIGGVAGGNNGDSITACTNSGSVTGVYWVGGVAGENINVIIASSNSGSVSGDAVVGGVAGENDSTIIASSNSGSVTGTGGLVGGVAGDNYSAITASYNTGSVSGSSSVGYVAGGNVGTITACYWATYSGAGVGASDGSGTGTGGTTQFSGVDWPDESIVTGTGFSANAWGIGTGTGIGAYWKSLGGWNGGGVNTVYPKLYWE